One window of Acidobacteriota bacterium genomic DNA carries:
- a CDS encoding NUDIX hydrolase: protein MEYSFCPRCGGPLASRLLKPAEPERLVCTVCGFVFFLDPKVAAGTLFTIEGKIPLLQRSIEPSYGKWVFPGGFVDRGEAVQDAAVRETREEAHLEVRLLSLLNVYSYSGSPVVLVVYAAEVIGGKLEAGDECLDVRVFAPEDIPWQELAFPSTREAVREYVDRFLC from the coding sequence ATGGAATATTCTTTCTGTCCCCGATGCGGCGGCCCCCTCGCTTCCAGATTATTGAAACCCGCCGAGCCGGAACGCCTGGTCTGCACGGTTTGCGGCTTCGTTTTCTTTCTGGATCCCAAGGTCGCCGCCGGCACCCTCTTCACCATCGAGGGCAAGATCCCGCTGCTGCAGCGATCCATCGAGCCCAGCTACGGTAAATGGGTATTCCCGGGCGGATTCGTGGACCGGGGCGAAGCCGTCCAGGATGCGGCTGTGCGGGAGACCAGGGAAGAAGCGCACCTGGAGGTGCGCCTGCTCAGCCTGCTCAATGTCTACTCCTATTCGGGGAGTCCGGTCGTTCTGGTGGTTTACGCGGCCGAGGTCATCGGCGGCAAGCTTGAAGCCGGAGATGAATGCCTGGACGTGAGGGTCTTTGCCCCCGAGGACATTCCCTGGCAGGAACTTGCGTTCCCCAGTACCCGGGAAGCCGTGCGCGAGTACGTCGACAG